GGCCCAGGCACGTTCGTCGCCAAGGCGGCGATGCCGTGCTGCGGAAATCGGGAGACAAGCCGGAAAGTCCACGCGATCGGGGCGAAGGGCAGACGATCGGCCAGCGCAAGTATCGTGCTGGCCGCCGAAGCCTCGCCGCCGGTCTTGTGTCTCGACATCCGCTCGTGTACCTCGGTCAGCTGCCCGACGGGATCATCGATATCGATCGGGAGCACCGGCAGCATGAGCGAGATCCGGTTGTCCAAGAGGTATTTCGCGTGCGAGGCGCGGACCGATACCGGTGCCAGGATCCGCACCTTGTCCGCGGTGGGTTCCTCGCCTCGCCGCAACAATGTCGACCGGAAGGCCGATGTCACGGCGGCCAAGGCCACATCGTTGACGGTCGCGCCGAATGCCGCGCCGATCTCCCGGACCGTGGACAGCGACGTCCGTGCCACGGCGTACCGACGTTGCCGTCCGATGGGGCCGTTCAAGGACGACGCAGGTGTGGGCCGCACAGTGGACAGTGCCAGCGGAACAACGGCGCGCACAGTGTGGGCCACGATTCGTGGCGCATCCACTGGAAGCCGCAGCGTATTCACCACCCGAGCGCGCCAGTCGAACGAACTGTGCGCCGGGGCCGTGCGGGGCGCCGCACGACTGCCAGGACGCGGATCGCACAGGCGTTCGAACAGAGAGATTCCCGAGACCCCATCAACCATGCTGTGGTGGGCCTTTACGATCATCGCCCAGCGATCGTCGGCAAGCTGCTCGACAACAACGCATTGCCACAGTGGGTGGTCGCGGTCGAGTCGTTCCTCCATCACCTCCGCGATCAGCTCACATAGTGCCGTCTCGTCGCCGGGTTCCGGCAATGCCATCCATCGGAGGTGGTGCGCCAGATCAAAATTCGGGTCGTCCACCCACACGGGTGCACTGAGGTCCCACA
The DNA window shown above is from Nocardia sp. NBC_01730 and carries:
- a CDS encoding wax ester/triacylglycerol synthase family O-acyltransferase, which gives rise to MTELNPLDSGFMELEDADRHVSVGIGAVAIVAGPPPPRAEFAAGLAKRLAVDARLRQKVRTTLWDLSAPVWVDDPNFDLAHHLRWMALPEPGDETALCELIAEVMEERLDRDHPLWQCVVVEQLADDRWAMIVKAHHSMVDGVSGISLFERLCDPRPGSRAAPRTAPAHSSFDWRARVVNTLRLPVDAPRIVAHTVRAVVPLALSTVRPTPASSLNGPIGRQRRYAVARTSLSTVREIGAAFGATVNDVALAAVTSAFRSTLLRRGEEPTADKVRILAPVSVRASHAKYLLDNRISLMLPVLPIDIDDPVGQLTEVHERMSRHKTGGEASAASTILALADRLPFAPIAWTFRLVSRFPQHGIAALATNVPGPRRRLYLYGREVLEILAYVPIAMRLRTGIAILSYSDQLRFGITGDFDTTPDIAVLAEEIEQAIERLLSDARATGGRS